A stretch of the Streptomyces sp. WMMB303 genome encodes the following:
- a CDS encoding class I SAM-dependent methyltransferase: MAWNGEEYQARFDRIAAEGGDVHGEAVLVRALKPSSVLDAGCGTGRVAIELARHGIDVVGADLDPSMLATARQLAPEITWHLGDLAYLDLGRSFDVVVMAGNVPLFTPPGTEPALVAGVAAHVRPGGRLVAGFSLDRGYTLDAYDAHCAAAGLTLERRCATWSREPYDGGAYAVSVHRRP, encoded by the coding sequence ATGGCGTGGAATGGTGAGGAGTACCAGGCCCGGTTCGACCGGATCGCAGCCGAGGGCGGGGATGTGCACGGCGAAGCCGTGTTGGTGCGTGCTCTGAAGCCGTCCAGTGTCCTCGACGCGGGATGCGGCACGGGCAGGGTGGCGATCGAACTGGCGCGGCACGGGATCGACGTGGTGGGAGCGGACCTCGATCCCTCGATGCTGGCCACGGCCCGGCAGCTCGCCCCCGAGATCACCTGGCACCTGGGCGACCTGGCCTATCTGGACCTCGGGAGGTCCTTCGACGTGGTGGTGATGGCGGGCAACGTCCCCCTGTTCACGCCGCCCGGAACGGAACCGGCCCTGGTCGCCGGAGTGGCTGCACACGTCCGCCCGGGAGGCCGTCTGGTGGCAGGGTTCTCCCTGGACCGTGGGTACACGCTGGACGCTTACGACGCACACTGTGCCGCGGCGGGCCTCACTCTCGAGAGGCGCTGTGCGACATGGTCCCGCGAGCCCTACGACGGTGGGGCGTACGCGGTCTCGGTCCACCGCAGGCCCTGA
- a CDS encoding tetratricopeptide repeat protein, translating into MTDYYDLGRYTRPVSTGTREAQTWFDRGLLWSYAFNHEEAIDCFERARELDPECAMASWGIAYAVGPNYNKPWERFDPADLEASVSRAFEATAEAERLVGGSTPVERALIGALRHRCPQPEPASDLSVWSHRYAEAMRTVYAEHSEDLDVSTLFADALMNLTPWQMWDQRTGQPAPGSFAVEARSVLEQALELPGGRDHPGVLHMFIHLMEMSSAPEQALTVADRLRDLVPDAGHLQHMPTHLDVLCGDYSRVVSSNTRAVEADEKFVRRSGPINFYTLYRCHNYHFKIYGSMFLGQRAVALQTCSELEAAVPEELLRVETPPMADWLEGLLPLRMHVLIRFGMWQEIIDAELPRDSELYCVTTAMMLYAKAIAHAAAGQVGVAETQRVLFREAVERVPESRMLFNNTCRDILAVAAAMLEGEVEYRKGNTEEAFAALRRSIELDDSLPYDEPWGWMQPTRHAYGALLLEQGHVEEAEAVYRADLGLDGTIPRSQQHPGNVWSLRGYHECLARQERTGEAAIIEQQLRLAQARADIPVDASCFCRLSAVSESL; encoded by the coding sequence ATGACGGACTACTACGATCTCGGCCGCTACACCCGGCCGGTCTCGACCGGGACGAGAGAGGCGCAGACCTGGTTCGACCGCGGCCTGTTGTGGAGCTATGCCTTCAACCACGAGGAAGCGATCGACTGCTTCGAGCGGGCCCGCGAGCTCGACCCGGAGTGCGCCATGGCTTCCTGGGGCATCGCCTACGCCGTGGGGCCCAACTACAACAAGCCCTGGGAACGTTTCGACCCGGCCGATCTCGAGGCGAGCGTTTCCCGGGCGTTCGAGGCGACTGCCGAGGCGGAACGTCTCGTGGGCGGGTCCACGCCTGTCGAGCGGGCGCTCATCGGCGCGCTCCGGCATCGCTGTCCTCAGCCGGAACCGGCGTCGGACCTCTCGGTATGGAGTCACCGTTACGCCGAGGCGATGCGGACGGTGTACGCGGAACATTCCGAGGACCTCGACGTGAGCACGCTGTTCGCCGACGCGCTGATGAACCTCACGCCGTGGCAGATGTGGGACCAGCGCACCGGTCAGCCGGCCCCGGGGTCATTCGCCGTGGAGGCGCGTTCCGTGCTCGAGCAGGCGCTGGAACTGCCGGGCGGGCGGGATCACCCGGGCGTGCTGCACATGTTCATCCACCTGATGGAGATGTCGTCCGCGCCGGAGCAGGCCCTGACAGTGGCCGATCGACTGCGCGATCTCGTCCCCGATGCCGGTCATCTGCAGCACATGCCCACGCACCTGGACGTCCTTTGCGGTGACTACTCGCGCGTGGTCTCCTCCAACACACGTGCTGTCGAGGCGGACGAGAAGTTCGTGAGGCGGTCCGGCCCGATCAACTTCTACACGCTCTACCGCTGCCACAACTATCACTTCAAGATCTACGGCTCGATGTTCCTCGGGCAACGGGCCGTCGCGTTGCAGACGTGCAGTGAACTGGAGGCGGCGGTTCCTGAGGAACTCCTCCGCGTCGAGACGCCCCCGATGGCGGACTGGCTCGAGGGCCTCCTTCCCCTGCGCATGCACGTGCTGATCCGCTTCGGCATGTGGCAGGAAATCATCGACGCAGAACTGCCGAGGGACTCCGAGCTCTACTGCGTGACCACGGCGATGATGCTCTATGCGAAGGCAATCGCCCACGCCGCCGCCGGCCAGGTGGGGGTGGCCGAGACGCAGCGGGTGCTCTTCAGGGAGGCGGTGGAGCGTGTTCCGGAGTCGCGCATGCTCTTCAACAACACCTGTCGGGACATCCTCGCAGTGGCGGCCGCGATGCTGGAGGGCGAGGTGGAGTACCGCAAGGGGAACACCGAAGAGGCCTTCGCCGCGCTGCGGCGGTCGATCGAACTCGATGACAGCCTTCCCTACGACGAACCCTGGGGGTGGATGCAGCCGACTCGGCACGCCTACGGGGCGCTGCTGCTGGAGCAGGGTCACGTCGAGGAAGCCGAGGCGGTGTATCGGGCCGACTTGGGCCTGGACGGCACCATCCCACGGTCCCAACAGCACCCGGGAAACGTCTGGAGCCTGCGTGGCTACCACGAGTGTCTGGCTCGGCAGGAGCGCACGGGAGAGGCCGCCATCATCGAACAGCAGTTGCGCCTCGCCCAAGCCAGGGCCGACATCCCGGTCGACGCCTCGTGCTTCTGCCGACTGTCGGCTGTCAGCGAATCCCTGTGA
- a CDS encoding PGPGW domain-containing protein, translating to MADNNLHPVLRAVSAIAGGVLVAVGLVLLVLPGPGLLLVFAGMVLLARAVPALHRHLEPVRVRAMRAAEESVSSGWRIAGSTLAGLGLIGAGVAWGLVPQLPFGGWSTGGSLIVSGVVLFVLLVWSYRRLRRPVV from the coding sequence GTGGCGGACAACAATTTGCATCCTGTGCTGCGGGCCGTATCCGCCATCGCCGGCGGTGTGCTGGTCGCCGTGGGTCTCGTCCTGCTCGTCCTTCCCGGTCCCGGACTGCTGCTGGTGTTCGCCGGCATGGTGCTGCTCGCCCGCGCCGTCCCCGCCCTGCACCGCCACTTGGAACCGGTGCGGGTCCGCGCCATGCGGGCCGCCGAGGAGAGTGTGTCGTCCGGCTGGCGGATCGCCGGCTCGACGCTGGCCGGCCTCGGGCTGATCGGTGCGGGCGTCGCCTGGGGGCTGGTGCCGCAACTGCCGTTCGGTGGCTGGAGCACCGGAGGAAGCCTGATCGTTTCCGGCGTCGTGCTCTTCGTGCTCCTCGTCTGGAGCTACCGTCGGCTGCGGCGTCCGGTCGTGTGA
- a CDS encoding YjbQ family protein, translated as MAERFTTREIAVRTGSQEVVQDLTQQCGSFLRDVTEGRDGLLNVFTPHATAGVALLETGAGSDDDLLAALRDLLPADDRWSHRHGTPGHGRDHVLPALVPPHATLPVVAGRLALGTWQSVCLVDTNVDNPERKVRLSFLG; from the coding sequence ATGGCTGAGCGCTTCACGACACGCGAGATCGCTGTCCGGACCGGCTCGCAGGAAGTGGTCCAGGACCTGACGCAGCAGTGCGGCTCCTTCCTGCGGGACGTCACCGAGGGCCGCGACGGGCTGCTGAACGTCTTCACACCCCACGCCACCGCGGGTGTGGCACTGCTGGAGACCGGAGCCGGCAGCGACGACGACCTGCTGGCAGCCCTCCGCGACCTCCTCCCCGCCGACGACCGCTGGAGCCACCGCCACGGCACCCCCGGCCACGGCCGCGACCACGTGCTCCCCGCCCTCGTCCCCCCGCACGCCACCCTGCCCGTCGTCGCCGGCCGGCTGGCCCTGGGCACCTGGCAGTCCGTGTGCCTCGTGGACACGAATGTGGATAATCCGGAGCGGAAGGTGCGACTGAGTTTCCTGGGGTGA
- a CDS encoding NAD(P)-binding domain-containing protein produces MNDVAVVVVGAGQAGLSSAYHLRRAGFEPGADFVVLDHSPAPGGAWQFRWPTLTYGRVHGLHALPGRELTGADPGRPSSEVIGEYFAAYERTFGLRVRRPVDVREVRDAGWGGRLLVRTSQGDWTARAVINATGTWDRPFWPRVPGQELFRGRQLHTAQYPGPGSDAFADRRVVVVGGGTSAVQHLLEIAEVARETLWVTRRPPRFRSGSFGEEAGRATVALVEERVREGLPPRSVVSVTGLPMTEQVRRARESGVLERHPMFARLTEDGVAWADGSRAPADTVLWATGFRPVIDHLAPLRLREPGGGIRLEGTRVSRDRRVHLVGYGPSASTIGANRAGRAAVRDVRALLAEAAREAPAVSPVAG; encoded by the coding sequence ATGAATGACGTGGCGGTCGTGGTCGTCGGGGCCGGGCAGGCGGGGCTCTCCAGCGCCTACCACCTGCGGCGGGCCGGGTTCGAGCCCGGTGCGGACTTCGTCGTGCTGGATCACTCGCCCGCGCCGGGCGGGGCGTGGCAGTTCCGGTGGCCGACGCTGACGTACGGCCGGGTCCACGGCTTGCACGCGCTGCCCGGCCGGGAGCTGACCGGCGCCGACCCGGGGCGTCCGTCCTCGGAGGTGATCGGGGAGTACTTCGCCGCCTACGAGCGGACCTTCGGGCTCCGGGTGCGGCGCCCGGTGGATGTCCGCGAGGTGCGGGACGCGGGGTGGGGCGGACGGCTGCTGGTCCGGACCTCACAAGGTGACTGGACGGCACGGGCTGTCATCAACGCCACCGGCACCTGGGACCGCCCCTTCTGGCCCCGGGTGCCGGGGCAGGAGCTGTTCCGGGGCCGCCAGTTGCACACCGCGCAGTACCCGGGCCCGGGGTCGGACGCCTTCGCGGACCGCCGGGTGGTCGTCGTCGGCGGCGGGACCTCCGCGGTGCAGCATCTGCTGGAGATCGCCGAGGTCGCGCGGGAGACGCTGTGGGTGACCCGGCGGCCGCCCCGCTTCCGCTCCGGCTCCTTCGGTGAGGAGGCGGGCCGGGCCACCGTGGCGCTGGTCGAGGAGCGGGTACGGGAGGGCCTGCCGCCGCGCAGCGTGGTGTCGGTGACGGGGCTGCCGATGACCGAGCAGGTGCGCCGTGCGCGGGAGAGCGGCGTGCTGGAGCGGCACCCGATGTTCGCCCGGCTGACCGAGGACGGAGTCGCCTGGGCGGACGGCAGCCGGGCGCCCGCGGACACGGTCCTGTGGGCCACCGGATTCCGTCCGGTCATCGATCATCTCGCTCCGCTGCGGCTGCGCGAGCCCGGTGGCGGCATCCGGCTGGAGGGGACGCGAGTCTCCCGGGATCGGCGGGTCCACCTGGTCGGCTACGGTCCCTCCGCCAGTACGATCGGCGCCAACCGGGCCGGCCGGGCGGCCGTGCGGGACGTCCGGGCCCTGTTGGCGGAGGCGGCTCGGGAGGCTCCGGCTGTCAGCCCCGTCGCCGGGTGA